Genomic DNA from Salvia miltiorrhiza cultivar Shanhuang (shh) chromosome 1, IMPLAD_Smil_shh, whole genome shotgun sequence:
CGACGTTGCTGCTGTCGCCAATAGTGGCGATGGCGGTCGATGGATTTCGCCGAATAAGAAGGCAGTGGAAtttgaaggagagagagaacaaTATTTTTTAGGGATTTTCCTTGGAAAGGGGAATTCCTgaaaagagagagggagacagGTCATTTGAATGAAAAAAAGAGGTCACATCATTGATCAGGCTCCATGTGTCTAGGAGGCACACACGCCTAACATGAAAAATAGCCTGATGTGGCCAACGAACAACAATttttaaagtaaaatggtccaaTTCTGCAAGCCCGAAAGAATTAGGCCTCTTTTTGCAAACTGCTATAAAATAGTGACTTAATATAATTAAACTACTACAAGAACtcaaccttatatatatatatatatatatatatatatatatatatatataggggtgggctaccgtgagagcacatcttaaaataagaaataagagcaatttttaatatatgaattttatgtagaacacgtatgaatttactgtataaatgtatgaattgtgaaaaataaatttttgctacctttgggattcgaactcaggaccataaatccatccaataggattacgaatcaaccgcagatcttgatgatctaagggctgaaaatgattcttattttatatcttaagaaatgctcttattttggcttttccctatatatatatatatatatatatatatatatatatatatatatatatatacatagggtgtggttctagagagaactatattaattgtgagaacgggagaaccatcaaatctaatgcatccactgtaaaaattaatgcattcgctgttaaaattaatgcactaaaaaaattaaaaaaaatgctcccttcagcattcgaacccaggatctgcattcatccaacaagatgatgcatccaccgtagatcttgatgatcgaatggctgaaaatggttctccggtcttcttttatttatggttctttcctgaacctctccatatatatatatatatatatatatatatatatatataggggaaggctaaaataagaacgcttcttaaaatataaattaggaaccattttcagcccttagatcatcaagatctacggttgattcatcaccttgttggataaattcatggtcctgagttcgaatcccaaaggtaacaaaaaattaattttcgcaattcatgcctttatacagtttattcatgcgtgttatacataaaattcatgcatttttgctggttcgtaatttttaaaataagggtggtttattgaataaccgccccctatatatatatataggggagagttcaacaaaaacataaatatttgcaaagtcTAGAGTCATAATCTCGTTCGTTAGATCAATTTTAatcaagggctgagattaaaagctaatataattaatataataatttttgaaaataaaattggtaagattatAGTACCCCTTAAATTACTCacttccctctctcctctctcctctcttatctctctctctcccgtccATTtttccctcttctctctctcatctctcctctttcatctctctctctcccgtccctttttccctctctctctcgtctctcacacagaacacacacacaccggcagaacacacacacacacacactgagCCTTCTCCCTTTTTCCGGCAAAGCAGTGGCAGGCGAGCCCACTGCCGCCCCTTCTCCCGTTCAATTTCTCATTCAGTTTTCCGACGAAGCAGTGGCAGGCGAGCCCACCGCCGTCCCTTCTCCCATTCAATTTTTCGGCGAAGCATCTACCCTCTTTCTCACGCCAAGAGTCAAGCTCGACCGCCGCCTTGCTGCCGCCAACCGGAGCCCTAGCCCTACATCCCGACTTCTCTTAGATCTAGGCATTGGCGCCGCCCTACGTggcgccgcctccctccatcCGCTCTCTGTTCTtcacaccaccaccgccgccttcgaacgccctcaagttcagccaccgccgcccaagttcagcccACAAGTTCAGAACCACCGCCGCCAAGTTCAGCACACCAAGTTCAGAGCCACTaccgccctcaagttcagagccaccgccgccttcgaacgccctcaagttcagccaccgccgcccaagttcagccgGAGAACTTTTGAACTTGTACATATAATTCTGTGAacttatacatataattttattgaacctATACATATATTTCTATGAACTTTTGATTTTCTGGTATTCTGAACTCCGGCCGCCGCCCCCTTCTCCGTGCATTGAacattcgccggagaagaggaaGGGGGCGGCAGAATTtacagagggagagagagggagaggaaagggagagaggagagaggggacgagagagagagagatgagggagagagaatggaaagtgagtaattttagggatatatgaatcttaccaattttaattatattaacttctaatctcagcctttgatcaagattgatctgaCGAACCAGATTGCGACTTCATTCTCCatctaatattgtgtttccGTAGAATGCAAccccatctatatatatatatatatatatatatatatatatatatatatatatgggtggactaaaataaaaacacctcttagaatataaataggaaccattttaagcccttagatcatcaagatctacggttgattcatcaccttgttggatgaatttgtggTTCCGAGTTCGAATCCcgtaggtagcaaaaaatttatttttcacaattcatacgtgttctacatacaattcatgcattttagttggttcgtattttatatgttaagaagtgtttataccctaacccttccttatatatatatatagggaaggactaaaataagagcatttcttaagatataaaataagaatcattttcagccattagatcatcaagagcTACAGTTTATTCGTAATCccgttggatgaatttatggtcatgagttcgaatcccaaaggtagcaaaaatttatttttcacaatccatacctttatacaacgaattcatacgtgttctacataaaattcatacattaaaaattgctcttatttcttattttaagatgtgctcccacggtagcccacccctatatatatatatatatatatatatatataaggttaagttccatggaaaatgatatataagtagagaatgaagaaacattgaacatgtcagtaaaagcgattgaacataccaataattttgtTGAACGTTTGGGGGTTCGAACCATGTATAAGTTCAACGGTAATTTGTGTTGAACGTATCCAGGGTTCGAACCCCAAATACCCCAAACGTTCAATATTGGTAAGTTCAACCCGCATTACTGAAATGTTCAATGGTTCTCCATTCTCTACTTATTctacctgggttcgaatcttggagggagcgaaaattttactaattttttttaatatcgttattcaatactatatattaccttattcattagtctcacgatctcatgaaaaaataataatctcaCTGGAAtctacccctatatatatataggttacatgcagaatgctaaatatttagagcaTGAAGAATGCGTGAAAAAATAACAAACAAGtctatattttttatgaacaaatcaatgtactgTGTGAACAAGCATTTTGGCCTGGGGTTTGAATCCTGAGGAGGGTgagattttcactatatttattaaatacgtCTATTTagtagttatgttgatctgttcgtaaaatttatagatttgttcattattctccattctctcaaaaaatataattctctatggaacctaaccctatatatatatatatatatatatatatatatatatatatatatatatatatatatatatatatgggttaagtaccaaatacccctccaacgttggggcccctatcgcgtataggaccctatagttaGGGtaggcgctgtttactacctcaacgtggctaaacctaagcaaattcccccctgcgttttaacaccgttaagtcaccgttaattttttttttttttttaattttcaatcccATGCCTGATTTTGATCCTTTCTTCGATTCCTCCACCATACATAACTCCAGCGTCAACCAAATGGTGGTCGACTCCGATCTCACCGCCATCCCGGGACAAGCAGTCTACCCTAGGACCAAACCGCCACATTAGATGCAGTCGCTGCCCAAGAAATTGAAACTTTCGCCGCCGACCGAGTCGGTTGTCCTGGTTGACTTGCAGGAGAACGACATCAGACTGGTTCATTCCTTGATGGCCTGCGCGGAGGCCGTACAGCAAGAGAATTTCAAATTAGCTGAAGCTCTTGTGAAAAATATCGGATTTTTAGTTGTATTGCAGCCAGGGGCGATGCGAAAAGTGGCTACCTATTTCGCTGAAGCCCTGGCCAGGATAATTTATAGATTGTATCCCATAAATCAGCTCGACTTTGCCTTCACCGATTTGTTGCAAATGCACTTCTACGAGACCTGCCCCTATCTCAAATTCGCACATTTCACTGCAAATCAAGCAATTCTGGAAGCATTTGCCGGTAAAGATCGAGTCCATgggattgaaaattaaaaaaaaaaattaacggtGACTTAACGATGTTAAAACGCAGGGGgaatttgcttaggtttagccacgttgaggtagtaaacagc
This window encodes:
- the LOC131014200 gene encoding DELLA protein GAI1-like, whose product is MQSLPKKLKLSPPTESVVLVDLQENDIRLVHSLMACAEAVQQENFKLAEALVKNIGFLVVLQPGAMRKVATYFAEALARIIYRLYPINQLDFAFTDLLQMHFYETCPYLKFAHFTANQAILEAFAGKDRVHGIEN